GTGTACGGCCCCAGCGTGGCCCACATGATGGGCCAGGGGGCCGCCCGCATCACCGCGAACGAGGAGCGCAAGATGCTGCCCCTCGAGGCGCACGGCGTGAAGTTCCTGAGCATGGCAAACCTTTCCCCGGCCGGTCAGGCGCTGGTGTGGCGCGGGCCGATGCTGCACAGCGCCATACAGCAGTTTCTGAAGGACGCCGCGTGGGGACAACTCGATTACCTGATCGTGGACCTGCCGCCCGGCACCGGGGACGTGCAACTGTCGCTGACGCAGACGGTGCAGGTGACCGGCGCAGTGATCGTGACCACCCCGCAGGACGTGGCCCTGATCGATGCGGCGCGCGCCATCGACATGTTCAAGAAAGCCAGCGTGCCGGTGCTGGGCATCGTGGAGAATATGAGTTACTTCGTCGCGCCGGACACCGGCCACACCTATGACCTCTTCGGGCGCGGCGGCAGCCGCAAACTGGGCGAGCAGTTCCCGCTGCTGGGCGAAGTGCCCATCGACACCGACGTACGCCAGGACAGCGACCAGGGCACGCCGGTGGTGCTGGCCCACCCGGACAGGCCCGCCGCCGCCGTGCTGACCCAGGTGGCCCGCAACCTGGCCGGGCAGATCAGCATCCGCTCGCTGTCCTCGCTGCCGGATCAACTCACGGTCGTCTGAGCATGTCCCCCTCTTCCCTCACCGCGCCCTCCCCGTCCCTGGCGCCTGCGCCGGAACGCACGAAAAACAAGCTGCTGGAACTGATCAAACGCTGCGGCCCCCTGACCGCGCAGGACATCGCCTGCAAGCTGGAAATCAGCATTCCTGCCGCGCGACGCCACCTGCTCGACCTTCAGGAACACGCCCTGATCGAGTCGCGCACCGAGCGGCCCAGCGGACGCGGGCGGCCCCAGCACGTGTTCGCGCTGACCGAGCGGGGCGAGGCGGCCTTTCCGAAGACCTACGCGAACCTGTGCCTGGACGTACTGAAACAGGTGCAGACGATGTTCGGGGATGACGCCGTGCTGCGCGTGCTGGAAGCCCGCAACATGGAACACGTCAGGCAGTGGCGCGAACAGCTTCCGGCAGACCTGCCGCTGCCCGAACGGCTGGAGCGGCTGAGCACGCTGCTGACCCGGCTGGGTTTCGATGCCGTCATCGAAAGCGACGGAGAGGCGCTGTTCCTGGTGCAGCGCAACTGCCCGAACCTGACGGTGGCGCGCCAGCACCGCGAACTGTGCGCCGCGGAACTGCGCCTGTACCGCGACGTTCTGGGCACCGAGCTACGCCGCGAACTGACCATCGCGTGTGGGCAGGGAACGTGCCGTTACCGGATCGGGTAGTATCGGTCACCCCTTCACCCGCTCCCATGACCAGATCCGGATTTCTCCCCACCATTGCCGAGCCTCTGGCGCCGCTGCACAGCATCGTGGCCTGGCCGCCGGAGGTGCTGGACACCTGGATGAGACGCCAGCAGGAGCGTCTGAACGTCCGGGGCTTTGGCCTGCCCCACCTTAATCTCCGTGCGCCCTTTCAGACGCCGCTGCGCAGCAAGGAACTGGTGGCGGCCTTCCGCGCCGAACTGAAGGACGAAACACAGTTCGACGTTCAAATCAAAGGCTGGAAGCGCCTGCCCAGCGTGATTTTTCTGGAATGCCAGATGGACGATAAACTGCGCGACCTGCACCGGCGCCTGCTGAGCATCGGGCCGTCCAGCCACGCCCCCTACGACGGCGCGGAGTACCGCCCGCACCTCACCCTGGGCCTGGGCATCCTGCCGTGGGCCGCCGATGACCTCTGGAACGAAGTGCAGCACCTGACGCCTCCCTTGACCTCATTTACCGTAACGGCTTTAAGCTTGACCAGGGAAGTCGGCGGGGAAGTGCAGGAACTGCATACTTTTCCGCTGGAAGACTTTCCCCCTGAAGAGGGGTAGACAAAGCCCACCTTCGTGCGGTCGACGCTCCGGCTCAGGCGTGCGCGGGGACTTTCAGCAGGCCGGACAGGGCCCCGGCGAACTGCTCGTACCCGGCGAAATCCAGCTGCTGCTCGTTGTCGGACAGGGCCGTGACGGGGTTGGGATGAACTTCCACGTGAATGCCGTCTGCGCCGACGGCCAGCGCGGCTTTGGCGAGGGGAATGAGCAGGTCGCGGCGGCCAGCGGCGTGCGTCACGTCCACGATGACCGGCAGGTGCGTCATCTGCTTGGCGAGGGCCACGGCAGACAGGTCGAGGGTGTTGCGCGTCCACTTCTCGTAGGTGCGAATACCGCGCTCGCACAGGATCACCTCGCTGTTCCCTTCGGACAGGATGTACTCGGCGGCGTACAGCCACTCCTCGATGGTGGCGGCGAACCCACGCTTGAGCAGCACCGGCATCTGCGTGCGCCCCACCTCGCGCAGCAGGGCGAAGTTGTGCATGTTGCGCGCCCCAATCTGAAGAATATCCGCGTACTCGGCGACCACTGGCACGTCGCGGGTGTCCATGACTTCGGTGACGAACAGCATGCCGTGCTCCTTCGCCACATGGTTCCCCAGAATCAGACCGTCCACGCCCATGCCCTGAAACCCGTAAGGGCTGGTGCGGGGTTTGTACGCACCTCCACGCAGGATTTTCACGCCGCGCGCAGCGAGGAAGGCCGCCGTGCTTTCCATCTGCTCTTCGGATTCGATGCTGCAAGGCCCGGCGATGATAATCGGCGCTTCGTTCCCGCCAATCTTCACCCCGTCGATGTCCAGCACGGTGTCCTCCTGCTTGACCTGCCGCGACACCAGCAACTGCTTCTTGTCGTTCTGTTCCTCCAGCGCCAGGCTCGCCTTGAAAATCTCCTTGAAAATGCCTTTGACCGTCGCTGCACTGAACGGCCCCGGATTGAGCGCCTCCAGTTCCTTGAGTTGCTTTTCTTCGCGCGCCGGGTCGTAGTGGTTCGGGCGCCCCTCGGACGTTTTCGCATGCCCGATCTGCGCTGCCAGTTCCGCCCGGCGGCTGATCAACGTCAGCAGCTCGCGGTTAATCCCGTCAATCTCGGCGCGAAGGTCTTCAATGGTGCGTTTCGAGTCCGTCATACCCGCCAGTGTAGGAAGAAAGGCGGTGCATAGGGCGCATACCACTAGTCAGGACGTATAGGGCATTTGACAAAAGAACGCCGTGATTTTGTCCGAGCAGCGCGAGGGAACTCAGATGAGCAGGACGGACGGGCACAGCTCCGTAGGAGAGAATGAAGTGGGTTTTGCCCTCTTCTACCCTTCCGCCTCCGCACTGTTCACCATGTGAACCGCCACGCGATTGAGCGCCGCGTACAGTTCACGGGCGTCCTCGTCCCCGATTTCCGGCGTCTCGCGCAGCGCCTCCCGCATGCAGGCCAGCCAGGCCCGGGCGCGGGCAGGCGTGATCTGAAACGGCAAATGGCGCGCCCGCAAACGTGGGTGTCCGTATTGCTGGTGATACAGCGGCGGCCCACCCAGAAACCCCGTCAAAAATGCCTCCTGCTTCTGTGCCGTCAGCGTCAGATCCGCCGGAAAAATGGGAATCAGCTCGGGATGCCGCGCCACGCGGGCGTAAAAACGGCCGATCAGGAGGTGAAGATTCTCCGCTCCGATGCGGTCGTAAAGCGTGCCTGCGGGATCAAGCGGGATGGGCGCCGTCATGGCTGCTCAACGTTCCGACGGCCCTTCACAGGCCGAAGCGGGCGTAGATGTCGTCCACATGGCGCAGATACCACGCCAGGTCGAAGGCGGCGTCGAGTTCCTCGTCATTGAGGGGATTTTCCGGATCCGCCTTGAGGAGATCGCGCAGGCCTTCGCCGCTTTCCCAGGACTTCAGGGCATTTCGCTGCACCAGCGTATAGGCGTCCTCGCGGGTCAGCCCTTTCTCGTCGATAAGGGCGTGCAGGACGCGCTGGCTGAAGACCAGACCACCCAGGTCGTTCAGGTTTTTCAGCATGCGCTCCGGGAACACCACCAGGTCTTTCAGGACGCCGGTCAGGCGGCGGGTGGCGTAACTGGCGCCGGCAGTGGCGTCGGGCAGGATCACCCGTTCGTTGCTGCTGTGGCTGATGTCCCGTTCGTGCCACAGCGCCACATTCTCCAGACCGGTGATCAGGAAGCCGCGCAGCAGGCGGGCAAAGCCGGTGACGTTCTCGGTCAGGATGGGGTTTTTCTTGTGGGGCATCGAGGAACTGCCGGTCTGGCCTTTGCCGAAGGGCTCCATCGCCTCGCGCACTTCGCTGCGTTGCAGGTGGCGGACTTCCACGG
This DNA window, taken from Deinococcus fonticola, encodes the following:
- a CDS encoding Mrp/NBP35 family ATP-binding protein — translated: MHDALMAALRTVNDPELHRDLVSLGMIEAAELGGGVARVKVNLTTPACPLKGKIEGDVREALLKVPGVQDVVVTFGAMVRAPSQPALPGVKHVVLVGSGKGGVGKSSVAVNLAASLARDGAKVGLLDADVYGPSVAHMMGQGAARITANEERKMLPLEAHGVKFLSMANLSPAGQALVWRGPMLHSAIQQFLKDAAWGQLDYLIVDLPPGTGDVQLSLTQTVQVTGAVIVTTPQDVALIDAARAIDMFKKASVPVLGIVENMSYFVAPDTGHTYDLFGRGGSRKLGEQFPLLGEVPIDTDVRQDSDQGTPVVLAHPDRPAAAVLTQVARNLAGQISIRSLSSLPDQLTVV
- a CDS encoding helix-turn-helix transcriptional regulator, whose protein sequence is MSPSSLTAPSPSLAPAPERTKNKLLELIKRCGPLTAQDIACKLEISIPAARRHLLDLQEHALIESRTERPSGRGRPQHVFALTERGEAAFPKTYANLCLDVLKQVQTMFGDDAVLRVLEARNMEHVRQWREQLPADLPLPERLERLSTLLTRLGFDAVIESDGEALFLVQRNCPNLTVARQHRELCAAELRLYRDVLGTELRRELTIACGQGTCRYRIG
- a CDS encoding 2'-5' RNA ligase family protein — translated: MTRSGFLPTIAEPLAPLHSIVAWPPEVLDTWMRRQQERLNVRGFGLPHLNLRAPFQTPLRSKELVAAFRAELKDETQFDVQIKGWKRLPSVIFLECQMDDKLRDLHRRLLSIGPSSHAPYDGAEYRPHLTLGLGILPWAADDLWNEVQHLTPPLTSFTVTALSLTREVGGEVQELHTFPLEDFPPEEG
- a CDS encoding bifunctional 3-deoxy-7-phosphoheptulonate synthase/chorismate mutase, which codes for MTDSKRTIEDLRAEIDGINRELLTLISRRAELAAQIGHAKTSEGRPNHYDPAREEKQLKELEALNPGPFSAATVKGIFKEIFKASLALEEQNDKKQLLVSRQVKQEDTVLDIDGVKIGGNEAPIIIAGPCSIESEEQMESTAAFLAARGVKILRGGAYKPRTSPYGFQGMGVDGLILGNHVAKEHGMLFVTEVMDTRDVPVVAEYADILQIGARNMHNFALLREVGRTQMPVLLKRGFAATIEEWLYAAEYILSEGNSEVILCERGIRTYEKWTRNTLDLSAVALAKQMTHLPVIVDVTHAAGRRDLLIPLAKAALAVGADGIHVEVHPNPVTALSDNEQQLDFAGYEQFAGALSGLLKVPAHA
- a CDS encoding globin; this translates as MTAPIPLDPAGTLYDRIGAENLHLLIGRFYARVARHPELIPIFPADLTLTAQKQEAFLTGFLGGPPLYHQQYGHPRLRARHLPFQITPARARAWLACMREALRETPEIGDEDARELYAALNRVAVHMVNSAEAEG